In Brachypodium distachyon strain Bd21 chromosome 2, Brachypodium_distachyon_v3.0, whole genome shotgun sequence, one genomic interval encodes:
- the LOC100842231 gene encoding protein transport protein SEC23-1 — MEETPPQPQPQAAHASPPFPAVFTPPSGLSSASVRGSPSIPSPGGTAHFSTPPGPPVFSSPLRPAAVPFRATPVSLHPVPFAIRTASSSSSVSLPTSSAPHFLNGSATHHGHLPSAASHLEDSSVDSPYVLFSAHKVLKQKKLLNAPSLGFGALVSPGREVAPGPEALERDPRRCLNCGAYVNLYCDVLIGSGQWQCVICKKLNSSEGEFVVSSKQDLLQWPELATSAVDYVHSGNRRPGFVPVSDSRVSGPIFILIDECLDEAHLQHLQGSLHAFVDSLPPTARIGIISYGRTVSVYDFSEGVAVSADVLPGNKSPTHESLKALIYGTGVYFSPIHASLPVAHTIFSSLRPYELSVAEVSRDRCVGAAVEVALGIIQGPSVELSRGIIKRSGGNCRILVCAGGPNTFGPGSVPHSVQHPNYAYLEKTAMKWMESLGHEAQRHSTIVDILCAGTCPVRVPVLQPLAKCSGGVLLLHDDFGEAFGVNLQRASTRAAGSHGLFEIRCSDGILVTQVIGPGEEASPDSHETFKHDTSFCIQMHSVEETQSFSVSMETKGDINSDFVYFQFAVRYSNKYQAEITRVITSRLQTVDGLSAYLSTVQGDVASVIIGKRTVLRARTASDAIDMRLTIDERVKDIALKFGTQVPKSKLYRFPKELASLPESLFHLRRGPLLGSIVGHEDERSVLRNLFLNASFDLSLRMLAPRCIMHREGGTFEELPAYDLAMQSYSAVVLDHGTDIFIWLGAELATKEGQSAAALAACRTLAEELSELRFPAPRILSFREGSSQARYFVSRLIPAHKDPTYEQESRFPQLRTLTPELRAKLKSSFIHFDDHSFCEWMRSLKLVPPEPS; from the exons ATGGAGGagacgccgccgcagccgcagccgcaggcgGCGCACGCGTCTCCTCCGTTCCCGGCGGTCTTCACCCCGCCGAGCGGCCTCTCCTCGGCGTCCGTGCGGGGCAGCCCCTCCATCCCCAGCCCCGGCGGGACCGCGCACTTCAGCACGCCGCCGGGCCCGCCCGTCTTCTCCTCGCCGCtgcgccccgccgccgtgcccttCCGCGCCACCCCGGTCTCCCTCCACCCCGTACCCTTCGCCATCCGGACCGCTTCCTCGTCATCCTCGGTTTCCctccccacctcctccgcgccgcacTTCCTAAACGGCTCGGCCACCCATCACGGCCACCTCCCCTCCGCGGCGTCGCATCTGGAGGACTCCAGCGTAGACTCCCCGTACGTCCTCTTCTCCGCCCACAAG GTCCTGAAGCAGAAGAAACTGTTGAATGCTCCTAGCTTGGGGTTCGGAGCTCTAGTTTCGCCTGGAAGGGAGGTGGCGCCTGGGCCTGAAGCCTTGGAGCGAGATCCTCGCCGTTGCCTTAACTGCGGGGCTTATGTGAATTTATACTGTGATGTGTTGATTGGCTCTGGGCAATGGCAGTGTGTCATTTGCAAGAAGTTGAACAGCAGCGAGGGGGAATTCGTGGTCTCCAGCAAGCAGGACCTGCTTCAGTGGCCAGAACTCGCCACCTCGGCTGTTGATTATGTTCATTCTGGGAATAGGCGACCAGGCTTTGTCCCCGTGTCTGACTCGAGGGTATCCGGGCCAATTTTTATCCTCATAGATGAGTGCCTCGATGAGGCGCACCTGCAGCATCTGCAGGGCTCCTTGCATGCTTTTGTGGATTCGCTCCCTCCTACTGCCAGGATTGGGATCATCTCTTACGGGAGAACTGTCTCCGTGTATGATTTTTCAGAGGGGGTTGCGGTATCAGCGGATGTGCTACCTGGAAATAAGTCACCTACCCATGAGTCTCTGAAGGCACTAATTTATGGAACAGGGGTGTATTTTTCTCCCATACATGCTTCCCTGCCTGTTGCACACACTATATTCTCATCTCTGAGGCCCTATGAGTTAAGTGTGGCAGAAGTGTCGAGGGATCGATGTGTTGGTGCAGCGGTTGAGGTTGCCCTTGGTATTATTCAAGGGCCTTCAGTGGAGTTGTCTCGTGGAATCATCAAGAGATCAGGAGGTAACTGCAGGATCCTGGTGTGTGCTGGTGGCCCTAACACATTTGGTCCAGGATCAGTTCCTCATTCTGTTCAACACCCAAACTATGCTTACCTGGAGAAGACAGCTATGAAGTGGATGGAGAGTCTTGGTCATGAAGCACAGAGACACAGTACCATCGTTGACATTCTTTGTGCCGGAACATGTCCAGTGAGGGTTCCTGTTCTGCAGCCACTGGCAAAGTGTTCTGGAGGTGTGCTTTTACTTCATGATGATTTTGGAGAGGCGTTTGGGGTCAACTTGCAGAGGGCGTCGACTAGAGCAGCTGGTTCCCATGGCTTATTTGAGATTAGATGTTCAGATGGCATCCTTGTCACTCAAGTCATTGGCCCTGGTGAAGAGGCTTCGCCTGATTCTCATGAGACATTCAAGCATGATACTTCATTTTGTATCCAGATGCATAGTGTTGAGGAGACACAGAGTTTTTCTGTGTCTATGGAGACAAAGGGTGATATCAATAGTGATTTTGTTTACTTCCAGTTTGCCGTCCGTTACTCTAACAAGTATCAAGCAGAAATCACTAGGGTAATCACAAGCAGGCTGCAAACTGTTGATGGTTTGTCTGCCTATCTGTCAACTGTGCAAGGAGATGTTGCTTCAGTTATCATTGGTAAGAGAACTGTCTTGCGTGCCAGAACTGCCTCTGATGCTATTGACATGAGGCTCACAATTGATGAAAGAGTTAAGGACATAGCTCTCAAATTTGGTACTCAGGTTCCAAAATCAAAGCTTTATCGGTTCCCAAAAGAGCTGGCATCACTACCTGAGAGCTTGTTTCATTTGAGAAGGGGACCACTCTTAGGTAGCATTGTAGGACATGAAGATGAGAGATCAGTTCTTAGGAATTTGTTCTTGAATGCGTCATTTGATCTCTCCCTCCGTATGCTCGCACCTCGTTGTATAATGCATCGGGAAGGAGGCACATTTGAGGAGCTGCCAGCATATGATCTTGCCATGCAATCTTATTCTGCAGTGGTACTGGACCATGGAACAGATATTTTCATTTGGTTG GGTGCTGAGCTAGCAACAAAAGAAGGACAAAGCGCAGCAGCTTTAGCAGCATGTCGTACACTGGCAGAAGAGCTCAGCGAGCTCCGTTTTCCAGCTCCCAGGATACTTTCATTCAGA GAAGGGAGCTCTCAGGCCAGGTACTTTGTCTCGCGCCTGATCCCAGCTCACAAGGATCCTACTTATGAGCAG GAGTCAAGATTTCCTCAGCTACGGACCCTTACTCCTGAGCTAAGGGCTAAACTAAAGAGCAGCTTCATCCACTTCGATGACCATAGTTTCTGTGAGTGGATGCGCAGCCTCAAATTGGTCCCTCCAGAACCAAGCTAA